A genomic segment from Gadus morhua chromosome 4, gadMor3.0, whole genome shotgun sequence encodes:
- the LOC115542319 gene encoding E3 ubiquitin-protein ligase TRIM39-like, with product MASAIASWSGENFSCPICLDVFSSPVTTPCGHNFCRTCITKFWDEQVQFKCPVCNELFDTRPDPRVNTLLSELASQFRTNVKVKEPCVEQAEVPCDVCTGTQLKALKSCLVCLISYCQTHLEPHQRVAGLKKHRLVEPMDRLEDRMCKKHDRLLELFCKTEQVCVCQFCTETDHKFHPVVPLKKEYEVKLAQLGKIESGVQQMIQERQQKITEIKDTVELSKKEADRDIADGLQILTALTRRIEKWQDDFNQTVKEKLKSKEKQAGDLIKELEQEIEDLTNRSLQVKPLSHTKDHLHFLQAFRSLMNPSHTRDWTTVEIRPPSCVETLRRSLDQLEETLNMEMKKLRDAELKRVQQYEVDVTLDPDTAQTTLILSEDGKQVHDGGVGKKLPGNPKRFTFHIFVLTKQSFSSRRFYFEVQVKEHTAWRLGVASESINRKGQIIVTPEMGYWTLKFDKDGLVFQDNPVVRLPLGAELQKVGVFVDYDEGVVSFYDVEARVHIYSATGCTFSEPLYPFLAPCFCGNHGINSPPMIISPVNQKD from the coding sequence atggcctctgctatcGCTTCCTGGTCTggagagaacttttcatgtcccatctgtctggatgtgttcagcagtccagtcaccacaccatgtggacacaacttctgcagaacctgtattactaagttctgggatgaacaagtccagttcaaatgtcctgtttgcaatgAGCTTTTCGACACAAGACCTGATCCACGggtcaataccctcttatcagagTTGGCCTCTCAGTTTAGAACTAATGTAAAAGTAAAAGAACCTTGTGTTGAAcaagcagaagttccctgtgatgTCTGTAccgggacccagctgaaggcgctgaagtcctgcctagtgtgtcttatctcgtattgccaaacccacctggagccacatcagagagtcgcaggcctgaagaaacatcggctggtcgagcctatggaccgtctggaagacaggatgtgtaagaaacacgaccgacttctggagctcttctgcaagactgaacaggtgtgtgtgtgtcagttctgcacagagacagaccacaagttccaccctgttgtacctctaaagaaagaatatgaagtgaagttggcccagctggggaagatagagtctggagttcagcagatgatccaggagaggcAACAAAAGATAACGGAGATAAAAGACACAGTAGAATTGAGCAAGAAAGAAGCAGACAGAGACATTGCAGATGGTTTGCAGATCCTCACTGCTCTGACGCGCCGCATTGAAAAGTGGCAGGATGATTTCAACCAAACGGttaaagaaaaactgaaatccaaagagaaacaagctggagacctcatcaaagagctggagcaggaaatagaagatctgaccaatagaagcttaCAGGTGaagccactctcacacactaaagaccacctccacttcctccaggccttcagatccctgatgAATCCTTCacacaccagggactggacgacggtggagATCCGTCCTCCGTCATGCGTAgagaccttgaggagatccttggatcagctggaggagacactgaacatggagatgaagaagctgcgtgatgctgaactgaagagggtccagcagtatgaagtagatgtgactctggatcctgatacagcgcAAACCacgctcatcctgtctgaggatgggaaacaagtacatgatggaggtgtagggAAGAAACTCCCAggcaaccctaagagatttacattCCATATATTTGTTCTTACAAAGCAGAGCTTCTCCTCTAGGAggttttactttgaggtccaggttaaggAACATACTGCATGGCGtttaggagtggccagcgagtccatcaacagaaaagGTCAGATAATAGTGACCCCTGAGATGGGCTACTGGACTCTTAAATTTGACAAAGATGGGTTGGTATTTCAGGATAACCCTgttgtccgtctccctctgggagctgagctccagaaggttggggtgtttgttgattatgatgagggtgtggtctccttctatgatgtggaagccagggttcatatctactctgctactggctgcacctttagTGAGCCCCTCTATCCATTCCTTGCTCCATGTTTCTGTGGTAATCATGGTATAAACTCTCCCCCcatgatcatctcacctgtcaatcaaaaagaCTAA